The following are from one region of the Rhinoraja longicauda isolate Sanriku21f chromosome 3, sRhiLon1.1, whole genome shotgun sequence genome:
- the LOC144591947 gene encoding glyoxylate reductase/hydroxypyruvate reductase-like has protein sequence MKATQRLMKVFVTRRIPLDGLRTLTESGICNVEQWDSEEPVPKEELLKGVAGAQGLYCMLTDKIDSEVLQAAGPCLKVISTLSVGFDHLSVGEIKNRGIRVGYTPDALTDATAELAVGLLLATSRRLIEAAEEAKNGGWTAWKPVWMCGYGLAGSTVGIVGLGRIGLATAQRLKPFGVKRFLYTGRQPRPEAAAKIQGEYVTLNGLAEESDFISVSCSFSPETKGMFNGDLFSKMKKTAIFINTSRGAVVNQDDLYKALTTGQIAAAGLDVTVPEPLPTDHPLLSLKNCVILPHIGSATYATRNTMSVLTANNLLAGLKGDPMPNELAL, from the exons ATGAAGGCCACGCAAAGACTCATGAAGGTGTTCGTGACCCGTCGGATCCCGCTGGACGGGTTGAGGACATTGACCGAGTCCGGAAT CTGCAACGTTGAGCAATGGGACTCTGAGGAGCCAGTTCCAAAGGAAGAGCTGCTGAAGGGAGTTGCGGGAGCTCAGGGCCTCTACTGTATGCTAACGGATAAGATCGACAGTGAGGTTTTGCAAGCGGCAG GGCCGTGTTTGAAAGTCATCAGCACGTTGTCTGTGGGATTCGACCATCTTTCAGTGGGAGAAATTAAAAACCG GGGGATCCGCGTGGGCTACACTCCTGATGCTCTGACCGATGCCACTGCTGAACTTGCTGTGGGTTTGCTCCTTGCAACATCTCGGCGATTGATAGAAGCAGCGGAAGAGGCAAAAAA TGGAGGATGGACTGCCTGGAAACCCGTTTGGATGTGCGGCTACGGATTGGCTGGGAGCACCGTGGGAATTGTGGGCCTGGGAAGAATAG GCCTTGCAACTGCTCAGCGACTGAAGCCATTTGGAGTGAAACGATTCCTGTACACAGGACGACAGCCCAGGCCAGAAGCTGCTGCCAAGATACAGGGTGAATACG TGACTTTGAACGGATTGGCTGAAGAATCAGACTTCATTTCTGTATCGTGTTCCTTCAGTCCTGAAACCAAGGGCATGTTTAACGGGGACTTGTTTTCCAAAATGAAGAAGACAGCAATATTTATCAACACAAGCAG AGGAGCAGTGGTGAACCAGGATGACCTCTACAAGGCTCTGACCACTGGTCAGATCGCCGCAGCAGGACTGGACGTCACCGTTCCCGAGCCCTTGCCCACTGACCACCCTCTATTGTCACTGAAAAACTGTG TTATACTGCCGCACATTGGAAGTGCCACTTATGCAACTCGAAACACCATGTCTGTACTGACAGCAAACAATCTCCTGGCTGGTCTGAAGGGAGATCCGATGCCGAATGAACTCGCACTGTAA